The Panicum hallii strain FIL2 chromosome 9, PHallii_v3.1, whole genome shotgun sequence genome has a window encoding:
- the LOC112875161 gene encoding uncharacterized WD repeat-containing protein C2A9.03-like isoform X2 encodes MAHDLRDDLELVGGDYYFDDDDDFDDGFQTGSGGSSGLQHEQMDDTSASDYKEGKDIQGIPWERLNYSRDQYRKMRLKEYKNYQNLTRSRSGLEQECKQVERKDAFYDFQSSTRAVKSTIVHFQLRNLLWATSKHDVYLVQNYSVMHWSPLLQRGREVLNVAGQLTPTENVKGAGRLSRVQVSTMALEDNLMVAGGFQGELICKYIDKPGVAFCTNLSGNNNSITNAVDIYRAPNGATRVTAANNDCVVRTFDTERYSLLTQFTFPWSVNNTSVCPDGKLMAVLGDSSDCLLTDSQSGKEIARLQGHLDYSFASAWHPDGHVLATGNQDATCRLWDVRNLSESLAVLPGRIGAVRGLRFSPDGRVRRRRAGAGPVRGGGRRRVQPRRGGSVRERRRPDLRRRAGVPAAPVVRVPRLVLLLRCLGLADRRAGL; translated from the exons ATGGCGCACGACCTACGCGACGACCTGGAGCTCGTCGGCGGCGACTACTActtcgacgacgacgacgacttcGATGACGGGTTCCAGACCGGCAGCGGTGGCTCTTCCGGCCTGCAG CATGAGCAAATGGATGATACTTCAGCTTCGGATTATAAAGAAGGGAAAGACATCCAAGGGATACCCTGGGAAAGATTAAACTACAGTAGGGACCAGTACCGCAAGATGAGGTTGAAAGAATACAAGAACTATCAGAACCTCACTAGGTCACGCAGCGGACTAGAACAG GAATGCAAACAAGTGGAGAGAAAGGATGCTTTCTATGATTTCCAGTCCAGTACGAGAGCTGTCAAATCGACGATAGTCCATTTCCAG CTGAGGAACCTCCTGTGGGCTACTTCGAAGCACGACGTATACCTCGTGCAGAACTACTCCGTGATGCACTGGTCTCCCCTGCTCCAGAGAGGAAGAGAAGTGCTCAATGTGGCCGGACAATTGACTCCCACAGAG AATGTCAAGGGGGCTGGGCGACTGTCGAGGGTTCAGGTCAGCACCATGGCTCTCGAGGACAACCTCATGGTGGCCGGTGGCTTCCAGGGAGAACTCATCTGCAAG TATATTGATAAACCTGGGGTGGCTTTCTGCACGAACCTGAGCGGCAACAACAACTCCATCACGAACGCCGTGGACATCTACCGGGCGCCCAA CGGCGCCACCCGAGTGACGGCCGCGAACAACGACTGCGTCGTCAGGACGTTCGACACCGAGAGATACAGCCTGCTCACCCAGTTCACCTTCCCGTGGTCCGTCAAT AACACGTCGGTGTGCCCCGACGGCAAGCTGATGGCGGTTCTCGGCGACAGCTCCGACTGCCTTCTCACCGACTCCCAGTCCGGCAAGGAGATCGCGAGGCTCCAGGGCCACCTGGACTACTCCTTCGCGTCGGCGTGGCACCCCGACGGGCACGTCCTGGCCACGGGGAACCAGGACGCGACGTGCCGGCTCTGGGACGTCCGCAACCTGTCCGAGTCGCTCGCCGTGCTCCCGGGCCGCATCGGCGCCGTCCGGGGCCTCCGGTTCTCCCCCGA CGGCCGGGTACGCCGGCGCCGAGCAGGAGCTGGACCTGTTCGGGGAGGTGGCCGGCGCCGCGTTCAGCCCCGACGGGGAGGTTCTGTTCGTGAGCGTCGCCGACCGGACCTACGGCGGCGTGCTGGAGTTCCGGCGGCGCCGGTCGTACGGGTACCTCGACTCGTGCTTCTTCTGAGGTGTCTCGGCCTGGCCGACCGGCGTGCCGGACTATAG
- the LOC112875161 gene encoding uncharacterized WD repeat-containing protein C2A9.03-like isoform X4 — translation MLRNLLWATSKHDVYLVQNYSVMHWSPLLQRGREVLNVAGQLTPTENVKGAGRLSRVQVSTMALEDNLMVAGGFQGELICKYIDKPGVAFCTNLSGNNNSITNAVDIYRAPNGATRVTAANNDCVVRTFDTERYSLLTQFTFPWSVNNTSVCPDGKLMAVLGDSSDCLLTDSQSGKEIARLQGHLDYSFASAWHPDGHVLATGNQDATCRLWDVRNLSESLAVLPGRIGAVRGLRFSPDGRFLAAAEAADFVHVYDAAAGYAGAEQELDLFGEVAGAAFSPDGEVLFVSVADRTYGGVLEFRRRRSYGYLDSCFF, via the exons ATG CTGAGGAACCTCCTGTGGGCTACTTCGAAGCACGACGTATACCTCGTGCAGAACTACTCCGTGATGCACTGGTCTCCCCTGCTCCAGAGAGGAAGAGAAGTGCTCAATGTGGCCGGACAATTGACTCCCACAGAG AATGTCAAGGGGGCTGGGCGACTGTCGAGGGTTCAGGTCAGCACCATGGCTCTCGAGGACAACCTCATGGTGGCCGGTGGCTTCCAGGGAGAACTCATCTGCAAG TATATTGATAAACCTGGGGTGGCTTTCTGCACGAACCTGAGCGGCAACAACAACTCCATCACGAACGCCGTGGACATCTACCGGGCGCCCAA CGGCGCCACCCGAGTGACGGCCGCGAACAACGACTGCGTCGTCAGGACGTTCGACACCGAGAGATACAGCCTGCTCACCCAGTTCACCTTCCCGTGGTCCGTCAAT AACACGTCGGTGTGCCCCGACGGCAAGCTGATGGCGGTTCTCGGCGACAGCTCCGACTGCCTTCTCACCGACTCCCAGTCCGGCAAGGAGATCGCGAGGCTCCAGGGCCACCTGGACTACTCCTTCGCGTCGGCGTGGCACCCCGACGGGCACGTCCTGGCCACGGGGAACCAGGACGCGACGTGCCGGCTCTGGGACGTCCGCAACCTGTCCGAGTCGCTCGCCGTGCTCCCGGGCCGCATCGGCGCCGTCCGGGGCCTCCGGTTCTCCCCCGACGGCCGGTTCCTGGCCGCGGCCGAGGCGGCCGACTTCGTGCACGTGTACGACGCCGCGGCCGGGTACGCCGGCGCCGAGCAGGAGCTGGACCTGTTCGGGGAGGTGGCCGGCGCCGCGTTCAGCCCCGACGGGGAGGTTCTGTTCGTGAGCGTCGCCGACCGGACCTACGGCGGCGTGCTGGAGTTCCGGCGGCGCCGGTCGTACGGGTACCTCGACTCGTGCTTCTTCTGA
- the LOC112875161 gene encoding uncharacterized WD repeat-containing protein C2A9.03-like isoform X3, with the protein MAHDLRDDLELVGGDYYFDDDDDFDDGFQTGSGGSSGLQLRNLLWATSKHDVYLVQNYSVMHWSPLLQRGREVLNVAGQLTPTENVKGAGRLSRVQVSTMALEDNLMVAGGFQGELICKYIDKPGVAFCTNLSGNNNSITNAVDIYRAPNGATRVTAANNDCVVRTFDTERYSLLTQFTFPWSVNNTSVCPDGKLMAVLGDSSDCLLTDSQSGKEIARLQGHLDYSFASAWHPDGHVLATGNQDATCRLWDVRNLSESLAVLPGRIGAVRGLRFSPDGRFLAAAEAADFVHVYDAAAGYAGAEQELDLFGEVAGAAFSPDGEVLFVSVADRTYGGVLEFRRRRSYGYLDSCFF; encoded by the exons ATGGCGCACGACCTACGCGACGACCTGGAGCTCGTCGGCGGCGACTACTActtcgacgacgacgacgacttcGATGACGGGTTCCAGACCGGCAGCGGTGGCTCTTCCGGCCTGCAG CTGAGGAACCTCCTGTGGGCTACTTCGAAGCACGACGTATACCTCGTGCAGAACTACTCCGTGATGCACTGGTCTCCCCTGCTCCAGAGAGGAAGAGAAGTGCTCAATGTGGCCGGACAATTGACTCCCACAGAG AATGTCAAGGGGGCTGGGCGACTGTCGAGGGTTCAGGTCAGCACCATGGCTCTCGAGGACAACCTCATGGTGGCCGGTGGCTTCCAGGGAGAACTCATCTGCAAG TATATTGATAAACCTGGGGTGGCTTTCTGCACGAACCTGAGCGGCAACAACAACTCCATCACGAACGCCGTGGACATCTACCGGGCGCCCAA CGGCGCCACCCGAGTGACGGCCGCGAACAACGACTGCGTCGTCAGGACGTTCGACACCGAGAGATACAGCCTGCTCACCCAGTTCACCTTCCCGTGGTCCGTCAAT AACACGTCGGTGTGCCCCGACGGCAAGCTGATGGCGGTTCTCGGCGACAGCTCCGACTGCCTTCTCACCGACTCCCAGTCCGGCAAGGAGATCGCGAGGCTCCAGGGCCACCTGGACTACTCCTTCGCGTCGGCGTGGCACCCCGACGGGCACGTCCTGGCCACGGGGAACCAGGACGCGACGTGCCGGCTCTGGGACGTCCGCAACCTGTCCGAGTCGCTCGCCGTGCTCCCGGGCCGCATCGGCGCCGTCCGGGGCCTCCGGTTCTCCCCCGACGGCCGGTTCCTGGCCGCGGCCGAGGCGGCCGACTTCGTGCACGTGTACGACGCCGCGGCCGGGTACGCCGGCGCCGAGCAGGAGCTGGACCTGTTCGGGGAGGTGGCCGGCGCCGCGTTCAGCCCCGACGGGGAGGTTCTGTTCGTGAGCGTCGCCGACCGGACCTACGGCGGCGTGCTGGAGTTCCGGCGGCGCCGGTCGTACGGGTACCTCGACTCGTGCTTCTTCTGA
- the LOC112875161 gene encoding uncharacterized WD repeat-containing protein C2A9.03-like isoform X1, with the protein MAHDLRDDLELVGGDYYFDDDDDFDDGFQTGSGGSSGLQHEQMDDTSASDYKEGKDIQGIPWERLNYSRDQYRKMRLKEYKNYQNLTRSRSGLEQECKQVERKDAFYDFQSSTRAVKSTIVHFQLRNLLWATSKHDVYLVQNYSVMHWSPLLQRGREVLNVAGQLTPTENVKGAGRLSRVQVSTMALEDNLMVAGGFQGELICKYIDKPGVAFCTNLSGNNNSITNAVDIYRAPNGATRVTAANNDCVVRTFDTERYSLLTQFTFPWSVNNTSVCPDGKLMAVLGDSSDCLLTDSQSGKEIARLQGHLDYSFASAWHPDGHVLATGNQDATCRLWDVRNLSESLAVLPGRIGAVRGLRFSPDGRFLAAAEAADFVHVYDAAAGYAGAEQELDLFGEVAGAAFSPDGEVLFVSVADRTYGGVLEFRRRRSYGYLDSCFF; encoded by the exons ATGGCGCACGACCTACGCGACGACCTGGAGCTCGTCGGCGGCGACTACTActtcgacgacgacgacgacttcGATGACGGGTTCCAGACCGGCAGCGGTGGCTCTTCCGGCCTGCAG CATGAGCAAATGGATGATACTTCAGCTTCGGATTATAAAGAAGGGAAAGACATCCAAGGGATACCCTGGGAAAGATTAAACTACAGTAGGGACCAGTACCGCAAGATGAGGTTGAAAGAATACAAGAACTATCAGAACCTCACTAGGTCACGCAGCGGACTAGAACAG GAATGCAAACAAGTGGAGAGAAAGGATGCTTTCTATGATTTCCAGTCCAGTACGAGAGCTGTCAAATCGACGATAGTCCATTTCCAG CTGAGGAACCTCCTGTGGGCTACTTCGAAGCACGACGTATACCTCGTGCAGAACTACTCCGTGATGCACTGGTCTCCCCTGCTCCAGAGAGGAAGAGAAGTGCTCAATGTGGCCGGACAATTGACTCCCACAGAG AATGTCAAGGGGGCTGGGCGACTGTCGAGGGTTCAGGTCAGCACCATGGCTCTCGAGGACAACCTCATGGTGGCCGGTGGCTTCCAGGGAGAACTCATCTGCAAG TATATTGATAAACCTGGGGTGGCTTTCTGCACGAACCTGAGCGGCAACAACAACTCCATCACGAACGCCGTGGACATCTACCGGGCGCCCAA CGGCGCCACCCGAGTGACGGCCGCGAACAACGACTGCGTCGTCAGGACGTTCGACACCGAGAGATACAGCCTGCTCACCCAGTTCACCTTCCCGTGGTCCGTCAAT AACACGTCGGTGTGCCCCGACGGCAAGCTGATGGCGGTTCTCGGCGACAGCTCCGACTGCCTTCTCACCGACTCCCAGTCCGGCAAGGAGATCGCGAGGCTCCAGGGCCACCTGGACTACTCCTTCGCGTCGGCGTGGCACCCCGACGGGCACGTCCTGGCCACGGGGAACCAGGACGCGACGTGCCGGCTCTGGGACGTCCGCAACCTGTCCGAGTCGCTCGCCGTGCTCCCGGGCCGCATCGGCGCCGTCCGGGGCCTCCGGTTCTCCCCCGACGGCCGGTTCCTGGCCGCGGCCGAGGCGGCCGACTTCGTGCACGTGTACGACGCCGCGGCCGGGTACGCCGGCGCCGAGCAGGAGCTGGACCTGTTCGGGGAGGTGGCCGGCGCCGCGTTCAGCCCCGACGGGGAGGTTCTGTTCGTGAGCGTCGCCGACCGGACCTACGGCGGCGTGCTGGAGTTCCGGCGGCGCCGGTCGTACGGGTACCTCGACTCGTGCTTCTTCTGA
- the LOC112878033 gene encoding non-specific lipid transfer protein-like 1 has product MALTARASAVACLLLALAASAAGAGSHSPAPAPAVDCFAAASSLIDCMGYVSPGSTEKTPSKACCGEVKTAVANPTTVSCLCTLAGSKDFPVPIDMKRVLALPGACGASNAAFSKCHISAGSPTGAPAPSATGGSSSGGATTTPPPQPAAASSPTTATALVAAVAAPLLAYCYLF; this is encoded by the exons ATGGCCCTcaccgcccgcgcctccgccgtggcgtgcctcctcctcgcgctcgccgcctccgccgcgggcgCGGGCTCCCACTCCCCtgccccggcgccggcggtcGACTGCTTCGCAGCGGCCTCGAGCCTGATCGACTGCATGGGCTACGTCTCCCCCGGGAGCACGGAGAAGACCCCGTCCAAGGCCTGCTGCGGGGAGGTCAAGACCGCCGTCGCCAACCCCACCACCGTCAGCTGCCTCTGCACCCTCGCCGGCTCCAAGGACTTCCCCGTGCCCATCGACATGAAGCGCGTGCTCGCGCTCCCCGGCGCCTGCGGCGCGTCCAACGCCGCcttcagcaagtgccaca TTTCCGCGGGTTCTCCGACCGGAG CACCTGCGCCATCTGCTACCGGAGGATCATCGAGCGGGGGGGCGACCACGACACCACCACCGCAACCGGCAGCGGCGAGCTCTCCGACGACGGCGACCGCCCTCGTGGCCGCCGTGGCGGCCCCGCTGCTCGCCTACTGCTACCTCTTCTGA
- the LOC112873536 gene encoding probable diphthine methyl ester synthase isoform X1, translated as MADDEAVSSCSKIYVEAYTSLLSLGLDTTAVRVPSLEKLYSNKITVASQEMVKEHVDQVPLEPADTDVAFLVLGPKALFCIGQSVVFHTREVPKVKVN; from the exons ATGGCCGACGACGAGGCCGTGAGCAGCTGCTCCAAGATCTACGTGGAGGCCTACActtccctcctctccctcgGCCTTGACACGACGGCCGTGCGCGTCCCTTCTCTT GAGAAGCTGTACAGCAACAAGATAACGGTGGCCAGTCAGGAGATGGTGAAGGAGCATGTGGACCAGGTGCCGCTTGAGCCCGCCGACACAGACGTCGCCTTCCTTGTG TTAGGACCAAAGGCTCTGTTCTGCATTGGGCAAAGTGTTGTTTTTCATACACGTGAGGTCCCTAAGGTGAAG GTAAACTAG
- the LOC112873536 gene encoding probable diphthine methyl ester synthase isoform X2: MADDEAVSSCSKIYVEAYTSLLSLGLDTTAEKLYSNKITVASQEMVKEHVDQVPLEPADTDVAFLVLGPKALFCIGQSVVFHTREVPKVKVN; this comes from the exons ATGGCCGACGACGAGGCCGTGAGCAGCTGCTCCAAGATCTACGTGGAGGCCTACActtccctcctctccctcgGCCTTGACACGACGGCC GAGAAGCTGTACAGCAACAAGATAACGGTGGCCAGTCAGGAGATGGTGAAGGAGCATGTGGACCAGGTGCCGCTTGAGCCCGCCGACACAGACGTCGCCTTCCTTGTG TTAGGACCAAAGGCTCTGTTCTGCATTGGGCAAAGTGTTGTTTTTCATACACGTGAGGTCCCTAAGGTGAAG GTAAACTAG
- the LOC112873536 gene encoding probable diphthine methyl ester synthase isoform X3: MADDEAVSSCSKIYVEAYTSLLSLGLDTTAVRVPSLEKLYSNKITVASQEMVKEHVDQVPLEPADTDVAFLVVN, translated from the exons ATGGCCGACGACGAGGCCGTGAGCAGCTGCTCCAAGATCTACGTGGAGGCCTACActtccctcctctccctcgGCCTTGACACGACGGCCGTGCGCGTCCCTTCTCTT GAGAAGCTGTACAGCAACAAGATAACGGTGGCCAGTCAGGAGATGGTGAAGGAGCATGTGGACCAGGTGCCGCTTGAGCCCGCCGACACAGACGTCGCCTTCCTTGTG GTAAACTAG
- the LOC112876177 gene encoding zinc finger CCCH domain-containing protein 15 homolog, translated as MGAEAEGTPSPQPAAAEPATAARAQPISAAQFLSWKQRKDAEEAVRKAEAAQKRAADIASGAVQMNGRELFQHEPWVFDNNIY; from the exons ATGGGAGCGGAAGCCGAGGGTACTCCCTCTccgcagcccgccgccgccgaaccCGCGACCGCGGCGAGGGCGCAGCCCATCAGCGCAGCGCAGTTCCTCTCCTGGAAGCAGCGCAAG GATGCAGAGGAAGCCGTGAGGAAAGCTGAAGCAGCTCAGAAGCGAGCCGCCGATATCGCTTCAGGAGCGGTGCAGATGAACGGCCGCGAGCTGTTCCAACACGAGCCCTGGGTGTTCGACAACAACATTTACTGA
- the LOC112873280 gene encoding probable LRR receptor-like serine/threonine-protein kinase At2g28960, producing MITFSSYPVVYPTLTVLLTNLTHRSPQENTVMELIQGSDRSKWTVHSNHSITCFTKGEIEIITDNYNTILGRGAFGEVYKGVLEDQSKVAVKRFICNVKQNFAKELAVHREINHRNVVRLIGYCVEENAVMMVTEYIANGNLSEALHHDNSPIPLDVRLRISIECAEALAYMHSHMYTHVIHGDIKPANILLDGKFHAKLTDFGISRLVNTDKTLYTENVVGSIGYMDPLFARDGLLTSKSDVYSFGVVLLELIARKRAITVVDNVNIVSAFTNALARGTRGAGEMFDAEIANKNTMKIVQGVAKIAGECLIMEREKRPEMIDVVERLRVLRKALHQHQGQHRVDLFSWVRKSKPVPPAAVTVRTKFLPSGLCRQFSLAEMKAATNNFNWSLLVGQGAFGPVFRGKIDGRKTEVAIKRRDPNSMHGEDEFHTEIEMSSKILHHNVMPLVGYCYEMGEMILVYSYMAHGCLRDHLYRTKKPPLTWNRRLEICIGAARGLHCLHASQVIYRNLKTTDILLDKEWVAKVTDLALCKTGPSTNEMTRVMGSGGILDPEYVATGRLTEKSDVYSFGGVLLEVLCARSVLDLTLPKEQVVLVDWALQCKTEGKLSEIVDPYLKGSIDQRSLETFVGIAERCLASEGIHRPAMGDVLLDLELALRAQGTFQGRKSPVL from the coding sequence ATGATCACCTTCAGTAGTTATCCGGTAGTTTACCCAACACTGACTGTTCTACTTACCAATCTAACTCACAGGAGTCCTCAAGAAAATACAGTAATGGAACTTATCCAAGGGTCTGACAGATCGAAATGGACGGTGCATAGTAATCATAGCATAACATGCTTCACAAAAGGTGAGATAGAAATAATAACTGACAACTACAACACTATTCTCGGAAGAGGTGCATTTGGAGAAGTTTATAAAGGAGTTCTTGAGGACCAAAGTAAGGTTGCAGTGAAAAGGTTTATCTGTAATGTGAAACAAAACTTCGCCAAAGAGTTGGCCGTCCATCGTGAAATCAACCACAGAAACGTAGTGAGGCTCATTGGTTACTGTGTAGAGGAAAATGCCGTTATGATGGTTACGGAGTATATCGCTAATGGAAACCTGAGTGAGGCTCTTCACCATGACAATAGTCCCATCCCTTTGGATGTAAGACTTAGGATTTCCATTGAATGTGCAGAGGCGTTGGCATACATGCATTCTCACATGTATACTCATGTCATCCATGGTGACATCAAACCTGCTAACATACTATTAGATGGCAAGTTTCATGCAAAATTGACGGACTTTGGAATATCAAGACTAGTCAACACAGATAAGACACTCTATACGGAGAATGTGGTAGGGAGCATTGGTTACATGGACCCTTTGTTTGCTCGGGATGGGCTTCTCACTTCGAAGAGTGATGTTTACAGCTTTGGAGTTGTCCTCCTTGAACTGATTGCCAGGAAAAGGGCAATAACAGTAGTCGACAACGTCAACATTGTGTCTGCATTTACCAATGCTCTTGCAAGGGGGACCAGAGGTGCGGGAGAGATGTTTGATGCTGAAATTGCAAACAAGAATACTATGAAGATTGTTCAAGGAGTTGCAAAGATAGCAGGTGAATGCCTAATAATGGAAAGGGAAAAACGTCCGGAGATGATTGATGTTGTGGAACGTCTTCGGGTACTAAGGAAAGCTTTACATCAGCATCAGGGACAACACCGAGTAGATCTGTTCTCTTGGGTAAGGAAGAGCAAGCCAGTGCCTCCAGCAGCAGTTACCGTCCGTACCAAATTTTTGCCATCAGGCCTGTGCCGCCAGTTCTCGCTTGCAGAGATGAAGGCTGCGACAAACAACTTTAATTGGTCACTCCTTGTTGGTCAGGGTGCATTTGGCCCTGTTTTCCGTGGCAAGATTGATGGAAGAAAAACCGAGGTGGCTATCAAGCGCCGTGATCCGAACTCTATGCACGGTGAGGATGAGTTTCATACCGAGATAGAGATGTCCTCAAAGATCCTTCACCACAATGTTATGCCACTTGTCGGTTACTGCTATGAGATGGGTGAGATGATCCTCGTCTACAGCTATATGGCCCATGGATGTTTGCGTGACCACCTGTACCGAACAAAGAAGCCACCTCTTACCTGGAACCGGCGTCTGGAGATCTGCATTGGTGCAGCTCGGGGCCTGCACTGCCTTCACGCATCACAGGTTATCTACCGTAACCTGAAGACGACAGACATTCTGCTGGATAAGGAGTGGGTTGCCAAGGTTACAGATCTGGCTCTGTGCAAGACTGGTCCATCAACGAACGAGATGACAAGGGTCATGGGCAGTGGTGGTATCCTAGACCCCGAGTATGTCGCCACTGGTCGGCTAACTGAGAAATCAGATGTCTATTCTTTTGGCGGTGTGTTGTTGGAGGTCCTATGTGCCCGGTCTGTTTTAGACCTCACTCTCCCGAAGGAACAGGTTGTATTGGTAGATTGGGCATTGCAATGCAAGACGGAGGGCAAGCTCAGTGAGATTGTTGACCCGTACCTGAAGGGATCCATTGATCAAAGGTCTCTCGAAACGTTTGTTGGAATTGCTGAGAGGTGCCTTGCTTCTGAGGGTATTCACCGTCCAGCGATGGGAGATGTGCTTTTAGACCTGGAGTTGGCCCTCCGAGCACAGGGGACTTTCCAAGGAAGAAAATCTCCAGTTCTGTAG